The Amaranthus tricolor cultivar Red isolate AtriRed21 chromosome 6, ASM2621246v1, whole genome shotgun sequence genome has a segment encoding these proteins:
- the LOC130815726 gene encoding phospholipase A1-IIgamma-like produces the protein MNNYPDISNIWKTLSGENNWEGLLKPLDIDLRRFLIRYGEFCQTTYDTFNSSKYSKYAGTSIFSKKDFFSKMGLTKGNPYKYRVTKFIYATSGINVPEEFIIKSLSREAWCKESNFIGYVAVAEDESVAVLGRREIVVAWRGSIQSLEWLNDFQFSKVPAHDIFGDPHHGDDQPQVHQGWYSIYTSDDPKSPFNKTSARMQVFAEIKNLMEQYKNEDISITITGHSMGATLATLNAVDIVANNVNNTSKSCLVTAILYASPQVGDYNFKKMCSKYDNLRILRICNFLDVVLLYPLIGYKHVGQELTVKTIMSPYLKFPGNFWSWHNVEAYMHGIAGYQGDGEFELVVHRDIALINKHWDHLRPEYLIPPGWWNLKNKGMIQHLDGSWRLEDHEIDEDK, from the exons ATGAATAACTATCCCGATATCTCCAATATATGGAAAACACTAAGTGGTGAAAACAATTGGGAAGGATTATTAAAGCCACTAGACATAGATCTTCGTAGATTCCTAATTCGTTACGGCGAATTCTGCCAAACAACCTACGATACATTCAACAGTTCAAAATACTCAAAATACGCTGGTACTAGTATTTTTTCCAAGAAAGATTTCTTCTCAAAAATGGGCTTAACTAAAGGAAATCCATACAAATATCGTGTTACGAAATTCATTTATGCAACATCAG GTATAAATGTACCAGAAGAATTCATAATTAAGTCATTGTCAAGAGAAGCATGGTGTAAGGAGTCCAATTTCATTGGGTATGTAGCTGTGGCTGAGGATGAGTCTGTAGCAGTTTTGGGTAGGAGAGAGATTGTTGTTGCTTGGAGAGGTAGTATACAGTCTTTGGAGTGGCTTAATGATTTTCAGTTTAGTAAGGTACCTGCTCATGATATTTTTGGGGACCCACATCATGGTGATGATCAGCCTCAGGTTCATCAAGGATGGTATTCTATTTATACTTCTGATGATCCTAAATCACCATTCAATAAGACTAGTGCAAGAATGCAG GTTTTTGCTGAGATTAAGAATCTAATGGAACAATacaaaaatgaagacataagCATAACAATAACTGGGCACAGCATGGGAGCAACACTTGCAACATTAAACGCAGTAGACATAGTAGCTAACAACGTAAATAACACTTCAAAATCATGCTTAGTAACTGCCATACTATATGCAAGTCCTCAAGTAGGTGACTATAACTTCAAAAAGATGTGCTCAAAATATGACAATCTTAGGATTTTACGCATATGTAATTTCCTAGATGTTGTGTTACTCTATCCTCTAATTGGGTACAAACATGTTGGACAAGAACTCACTGTAAAAACTATCATGTCTCCATACTTAAAGTTCCCCGGGAATTTTTGGTCATGGCACAATGTCGAAGCCTATATGCATGGAATCGCGGGTTATCAAGGTGATGGAGAGTTCGAATTGGTTGTTCATCGCGATATTGCATTGATAAATAAGCATTGGGATCATCTAAGGCCTGAGTACTTAATCCCGCCTGGATGGTGGAATTTGAAGAATAAGGGTATGATTCAACATTTGGATGGTTCTTGGCGTTTGGAGGATCATGAAATAGATGAGGACAAGTGA
- the LOC130815400 gene encoding uncharacterized protein LOC130815400: protein MSSQFIEKHRENAEIYTGAEICKQKSKELLQEINMPNGLLPMDSIEEVGYNRSTGFVWLTQKKAIQHKFQKIGKLVSYDKHVTAFVEDRKMKKLHGVKAKEILIWISLNEICIDDPNSDKITFGTPTGISRSYPISAFED, encoded by the coding sequence atgTCATCCCAATTCATCGAAAAACACCGCGAAAACGCCGAAATCTACACCGGAGCAGAGATCTGCAAGCAAAAATCAAAAGAACTTTTACAAGAAATCAACATGCCCAACGGTCTTCTCCCCATGGATAGCATCGAAGAAGTCGGATACAATCGGTCGACCGGATTCGTATGGTTGACTCAAAAAAAAGCGATTCAGCACAAATTCCAGAAGATTGGAAAATTGGTGTCATATGATAAGCACGTGACAGCCTTTGTTGAAGATCGAAAAATGAAGAAACTTCATGGAGTGAAAGCTAAAGAAATTTTGATCTGGATTAGTTTGAATGAGATCTGTATTGATGATCCTAATTCAGATAAAATTACATTTGGTACCCCTACTGGTATTTCACGTTCTTACCCTATTTCTGCGTTTGAGGACTGA